CTATGTAAACTTACACAATTCAAGTTTGTATCAAACTTGAAGGTAGGAACCACTTTTCAGAGGATACTTGTAGATTTTGCAAAGTCCTTTGCGTACCCCCCTCCACAAGGTCTTTGAAATGAATGAGGCAACAGATTcaaattgattgattaattttcATTACAGGTTGCAACACAGCTTCAAGATAAAGAATTCTCAGCAGTGGAACTATGTTCAAAATGTGTCCAGAGAGCAAGGAAGTTGAAAGTACTCAATGCTTATGTCACAGAAACACATGAAATAGCACTTCAACAGGCAAAGGAGTCTGATAAGAGACACAGCCAAGGTATtgtgtaaataatttttttcatgaaaagagAATTTTTGTCATCAAACATCACAGGAGCAGAAACTTACAATGCCTGAGAGTGCCTGTTTATGgatcaaaaatgtttgttttgcgTTGTCAACCCTTcatgttattttttctttcctGCACAGATCTATTCAATAAAACTGTGCTCTAGTATCTCAAAACAAATAGCCAACACACAACCGACATAATTTATGATATTATACCAGTCAATTCAGTCAATGTGCAGAACTTCATTTCCCTTTAAATGCTGTACCAGAAGAGAAAGTAAATgcataaaatgagaaaaaccATGAAGAAACTGGAGAAAAATGcattaaagaaataaaatggAGAAGAAAACTGCCTCCTCACACCACTATTACAAAATGCTGTGGACTAGAAACAAAATATCTTTGTTCTAAAGTAGCCAAAGGATGACATAGACATGCTCATTGAACAAAACTGTAAGTTAAGGTGGGTTTTGCTTTGTAAACAGATGTACGATCACCAtggataacaataggtttgggctaaaccatgttGTGGTCAAATGTATGTGTATATCTATCAAAAAGTACTAATAAGCTAAGAAATTCCTAATGTTATGTATGTGTATTTCCTCACAATAGGTAACACTCATGGAATTTTAGATGGAGTACCAATAACGGTGAAAGACAACTTTTGTACACAGAATATCAGAACAACATGTGCCTCAAACATGCTGAAAAGTAAGTACAGTTCAGTGGAGCTGTAGCTTCCTTAATAATTGTTAACACAATGCCAGATGTGGACAAAATTATATTATCTGAAATATTAACTATAATTTTACATATTCATCGGGAGTGAAATATATTTCTTCAAGACCATGATCATTACTTTTATTCTGTTTTCTGTGTTATGATTTTGACCGGGGCACATCAGTGATAGCTAACTCCATCATCAAAACTTGCTTGGTTACCAAGAAACACAACAGTTCAATAAGGTAAAGattcaaacaaataaaaaagtgatcaaatgttacattttgacctttttttgaatttcagattaTATTCCACCATACACTGCCACTGTGGTTCAGAGAATGTTGGATCAAGGTGCTCTACTTATTGGTAAAACAAATCTTGATGAATTTGCAATGGGGTAAGAGACCTTCCATTATACACCATGACTATAGTTTATGgttgtaaaacagaaaaatgataCTTGTACACTGAAGTTTGCAGGAAGTCTTTCTGTGGTTCTCTCCAAATTGAAGTTCAACAGAAAAAGAAACCTTCAAGTATGTGTCAGTACAATGTATATTCAATTTTGGAAATCGTTGCTATGAAGTAGTGGTAAAATATGTGCTGCATTTTCCTGTTGCTGCATATAAATAGATATAAGTATGATTCTGTTTGCCTCTTTAATGAAAAAGTACAACAATTCTTGGTAGTTGGAGAGTTGTTTTGAACCAAATGTAAGggtcaaatttgattttgttgtccAATAACCATCATCTATTGCAcaaaacacaaatgcaaaacaGATAAAGTTTGCCTGAATTACTGTCACGGGTTATCagtgttgtattatgttatgaggtcaaaggccaaatagcgtccaataacacctgaagttattgtactccgtgtcgaagttattggactctgcatcctctgataccgaaatttactgtacgacgaaactccataggttactgAAGCAGGTGAAGGAACATAATATCATGGCCTATGGCATTCTTTCAAATCTCCTAGAAATATAGAAAAACTGTGTATAGTACCATATTTTTACCTTTGTCTtgaaatagcaaaatttcaattgtgaaatgaaaaattctttcaaaatgacACTGTGTTTCTAATATACCCCACAGTTCTGGCAGTATTGATAGTACACACGGTCCGGTAAGGAACCCTTGGAAATATCCATACCAGGCGTCTGCTGTTACGTCTGGCACAGACAACGATACACCAATCAGCTCACATGTCAGGCAGTCAGAAAGTCATGTGACAGAGCCTGCGGAATCTGAATGGTTTGTTGCTGGTGGTAGTTCTGGTGGCAGTGCTGTTGCTGTGGCAACAGGGTCAGCATTCGCGTAAGTATGAGTTCCTTATTACCCATCCTTGAATCATATTTCACCTGCAGTACATAAGCTGTATATTCTCCAAGTTTCacctttttgtatatttttaaacGTTGTTTCCATCTAATGGTGCATTTGACTTtacaatactgaataaatgtAGGAAGAGCAAAAGCAAGAAAAATTCTAGGTGAAACCTTGGGACCCAGTGTTTCACCACTGTTTCAGTGCCAGCACACCAAAGGTATTTTACATGCCAATCGACACTATTCTAGGGAGTCTTCTGAATGCTAGGTGCTTGGCACTGCACTGCTTTATATGCTCATTAGTTTGCAAACTCATCTGTACACCCTAGCAGAGATTACAATAGCATCAGTGAGGAAGGCTTGCATTTCAGAACTCAATAATTTGATTGGTCTTCCAACAGCAAACGTCTCCAAAGACAGGTTAAATTTTCCGTGATACCAAATATGTTGGAAATGCAGTAATGAAGGGTAATAACGCTTTGATATAATATGCTGCAAACCTGTTGTATTGTTTTCCAGAGCTTTCGGATCTGATACGGGTGGATCTGTTAGGAACCCAGCTTCCTACTGTGGCGTTGTTGGATTGAAACCAACCTATGGGCTGTGTTCCAGACATGGTCTTATACCATTGGTTAATTCCCTTGATGTACCAGGTGTATTCGGTCGATATGTTGATGATGTAGCAATTGTATTGGGTAAGCATTTTGAGCAGACTGCTGTCATTGAAAAGTTGTGTTTGAGAAATTTTCTCAAAGTCAACCTGTGATTTACTCATTAGCAGCTTATTCACAAACCTTTTGGATTAATGGAAACAATTAAATCTGAGATTTGTCACTGAGTTGTATCATGATTCTTTTAGATAACGTTCTATTTTTAAAACTCGATCATCGTTTTGTGGTTCTTTCACAGGTGCAATTGGAGGACATGATGTGTTTGATTCCACAACAGTGAATGATCCATTTACAGCAGAGATTTTACCAGATCACATTTCAGTCAAAGACTTGCACATAGGAATCCCAAAGGtttgtcaataaatattttacttctaccatatttaagcaataatgtaccccctcccagcccataatgggcaaaagcaaactttgcacgacataatgtacgaggcgaagccaagtacattatgtcgtgcagcTTGGGTCATGAAGTCGGATAATCGGATACACTATtagtaataatctgagggtatgaTGTCACAAATCACTGGTAATGACAAAGCTATGATATAATGTTCTTTATATCCAACAATTATGTACATATAGTATGGTTTCATTTTCTGTGTTGTGTTGTCATTTATCCCATTCACAAAGTTTCTACACCAACGTAACTTTTTCCAATTGACCCTGGCCATTCGCCTGTGTGAACTAGGATTTTGACCAAAGATCACTTCATTGCAAAACCTCATCAAATTCACTGTTTAATTAACTGAGCAGTGCTGAGatatctttgtatatcaaaAAATGAATTGTTTGGACATTAACTTTGTACAAAACTAACTTTTACGTAAAACATCCTTTTTCGCATACACGTAAACTTGCAGCTCAGAACTCAGCAAGAgattcaaataatatgaaaacatttgaaaacaagTGCTGTGAGTTACAACACACAAAGATGTTACCACAGGATTCTGAATTTATCCAAACTTCTACACAATGCAAACCTTTTCAGGAATACTACGCCCCATCTCTATCATCAGAAGTCTTCCAAGCCTGGCAGAAAGCAGCTGATATATTTGACAATGCTGGTGCTAAAGTAACTGAAGTATCTCTACCACATACTCAATATTCAATAGTGTGTTACAGTGTTCTATGTGCCACTGAAGTGGCTTCAAATATGGCCAGATATGATGGAATCGAGTTTGGTAAGTGATGCTACCCCATGCTGTGATTTATTGTGGAGAATGGTTGTACATTTTGTTTTCTCCATCCTCTTATCCTGCTTATCTACTGGATGAGATAGTCACCATTGGTAACATAAGTAGCAGCAACAAAAATATGAAGTGTGATACTCAATTATACAACATATTGCAGAGTTTTTAAGCTGTTCATCCCTTGTAAACGGGTCCATACTCACCATGGATAACAATCagtttgggcaaaaccatggtggtgaggGGTTAATAAAGTGTTTTCTGATTTTGAGGCTATTTTCCTGGCTGTGTCTGAATCTTGACCCTATGATCCTTCAATGATCAGTGAATTACATTAGATACTGCACCATTATAAGTTTCTATTGAAAACCAGAATCACCAATGCAGTGTAATCCATCTTACCATAAAAACCTATcatttacaaaacattcaaacTCAGCCTGCAGTAGCGCTGTTCATTCACATCTTGATCtgtgtaaaattttacatccTAGGTCATCGAGCCAATGAAAACAGATACTTGGAAGCTTTGTTTTCCAAAACACGCCATGAAGGTTTCAACGATGTCGTGAGAGGGAGAATCCTTGCTGGCAATTACTTCCTTCTCAAAGGGTATGATTTTCTATCATTCCTTCATCATTCTGACAAATGACAGATCATTTAAAGTTGGTTTTACTCCATTaagtttttgtaaattttcagtgatatttgaaaagcatgttgaggtAGGTGTTATGTTCACAATTTTGGCACAGACTACTCTATCCAAACTTACTTACATAAAACATTTTTCAGTATGATCTGGGATCTTGTGTTATGTCTactttttgtgaagttttttgcAAGTTGAGAGTTACAATGAACATTAAAAAGTTTGCTATAAGGTGAGCAGTGCCTCGCAGAGTGTGAACTCTTATATTGTTTCAAGAAGTATTCTAAGATGTCATCATTAAATTGTGGTTCTAAAACAGTTTGTCTACAGGCAAACACAGAGCACTGCAACAGCAATGCAGAATCATTATTCATTGATAACTGTATGATAATTGCAGGGatacatatttcatttttgcagaAAGTATGAAAAGTATTACATTCAAGCGCAGAAGGTAAGGAGATTAATTTCCGATGACTTTAAAAAAGTATTTGACAGTGGAGTAAATATCTTACTCACACCAACAACCATAAGTGAAGCGCCCTCATACACAGATTTTGCATCCGTTGATCATCGGAAACAGAGTGAACAGCAAGATGTACTGACACAACCTGTAAATTTGGCAGGTAAGTGAACTTATTGGTTCATATGAATGATCACTAAAGTTGACAAACTCATCTTTTGCACAAAAAAGAGTCACTTTAAATTGATAATTAATACCTCTGATGTTACAAaaacttttgtgaaatatgttCAGTCTTGCTCACAGACAGCAATGTTTGTTTCAGTATTGTGTAAAAGTAAATTCAAGTCTTTTAAAATTTAGAAATGCCCAAATCTTTGAGTttttctttacaatggctatatcaAGAATATGATGCATTGGAGATCTGCGACTTTTCATCAATGATCCATTTTTTATGATTACAAATTACAGCATTATATATTGgtcaaattttttacaaattcATCACTTCATGTCATCATGTACCATTGGTTCTTTATTTGATCTTCATATGATATActcataatgaaaataatatccatGAAATATGAGGTTAAAGCAGCAAATTGCATTCAGCAGCAATTATGCTACACCTTGTATATGTGTATGAATTGCCACAAAGTTACTTTTTACCGTTCAGGTGAGTTAGAGATATTATTACAAAACTTTGGCATGAGGATGATTATTGGACACGAATCTTTCCATAGAAACTGGAAAGGTCTACCTAGGGGCTCCAAGCCATTTGCTGTATCCCTAATGCTATCCCTAGTGACCCTCTAGGTTACCAGTGATAAACTTGAAATGTTGTCTGTGTGCATGCGTCTTCACTCTTgccaaatattttcaacaaactaAACACATCTACTCTGTAGTACTACTGATAATGTACAACATGGAAGATGCTTGACTGCTTTTTCGTTGACATCATTACATTTTAGGAAGTATTTTATCATAGTTATTACTGATTCACTGTTTCTTAATGTTGATATCAACCAGGTTTACCTGCTGTTAATGTACCAGCTTGTCTTTCATCAACTGGTCTCCCCGTTGGACTTCAATTCATAGCACCAATGTTCCAAGACCGTCACATGCTCACCGTTGCAAAATGGTTTGAACAGCAAGTCAACTTTCCAATCTCAGATCTATGCTGTCAGATTGACAGGGATGTTCCTGACTCTTAGCAGCTGAAGATATCCCATACACACTGCATCAACTACAGAACTGAAAGCATAGTATTAAACTGAACTTTatcaattaaattattttgatttatcactgtACAACTGACTGCTTCAAGGTTTTATTACATGTTATATGTTCTGACCTGGACGAAATCGAATtctaacaaaatatttttattgttgtaaTGCTGTAGTGTGACTGTTACATTGTAGATGTTCCCATATTTTGCAATGGCCTCACATCATATTTCCAGTTTGTAACCATGTCATTGTAACAATGATGAAATCATGTTTGATGTAAATAAAAGTACTTTTATATATTACTCTCAGTCTTTTCTTTTCATTATCATAAAATTGATTGGTTATGAAGATCTTATGAATAGTGATGGTTCATAATAACAATGAGACAGCACCtgatcattaatatgcaaatataaacatttgactGAAAATTTTGGCAAGCCTTTGGCAAATTCAATTGTCAgaaatggcaaaatttacacatttttttcactgaACTCAAGCTGCAGTTACATAGATAAAAAACTCCAAAATCTTCCAATTTCTATAGACAGTAGCAAATGTCCTGCTCTAATAAACATGATTGAGATCTGATCACTATTTTGTAGTGTCTTTTCTCCTTAGCTATATcaattatttttagctcacatttggtgtaccaatgtgaggttatcgtataagctgaatcagtcatttgcatctgatttgcatgtctgtatgtctgtatatttgtgggtatgtgcggatgtatgtccgtcacacacaaaggctcccataccgccaaagctaccatctcagtatttggtgtagatgcaggggttgagatgtgaatttgttcaaatgaacacatcagtgtcaaaaatgtgcaaatgaggtaagaaaaagtgaaatcctgcaaatgtgcaggaggcatggcagtgagaaacaggcaaactccactgatcttgactcatttcctgtcattgtttatgaactgttacatattaacagaccagctgcaaccatagacagtagatgggggaagactgtttatactaaactaagaggggcttgtttctgctatgcatgttgctaaagttgacctccagtacctaaagttagaccttaattactttggtcattcttgtttttctggtttaaatatttcttgttgtttttctggttgtactgtgcagaaatcattgccataacatcaatgtagaattttcctccactgaacagatagaaacaacatttattgttgatcattggtaacccatactggtatataccaattctgatcaaatttgagcgacaccgtataattgcggtattttttagaATGTATTATCGTGTGCAGCAAGCAGATGTGCAAATGGTTAACTGACTATGCATAATTAggatgtttatttatttatttatttattgggaATCTAAGTCCCATTTAATGGTTATgtttacacatacatgtaatagGTGGTGTGTTTTCGTGATATTCATGAAATAATACTATTTCCAATCCTGCTTTCTGATGTTGCATCTTGAATAGGAAATTAAGTGTGAATGTTATAATCCAACAGCTGGTTTACTGAAGTGTATATAGTATACACCAAAAACAAATGATCAGCAACCTATATGATAAAACTTTCCCTATGTACATAATCAAGTGTTTTCTGCAATTAATCTTTCCACCGGCGGAGgaacgtgaaaaaatacatcaaaaacgTTGCAAGCCCTTCTGAAAGTTTTGAAACTACGTTTATCCATTTACATATGCAACTTGAGTTATGCCCATAATCAAAATATTGAGTATATATTATTCATAGAGTGAACCAAATAAAGTGTAAGTATCGAATAAAAAACAGAATTATGACAGGAGAAATACGAGTCTTCATG
This genomic window from Ptychodera flava strain L36383 chromosome 10, AS_Pfla_20210202, whole genome shotgun sequence contains:
- the LOC139142773 gene encoding glutamyl-tRNA(Gln) amidotransferase subunit A, mitochondrial-like, whose translation is MLSRGIQKVATQLQDKEFSAVELCSKCVQRARKLKVLNAYVTETHEIALQQAKESDKRHSQGNTHGILDGVPITVKDNFCTQNIRTTCASNMLKNYIPPYTATVVQRMLDQGALLIGKTNLDEFAMGSGSIDSTHGPVRNPWKYPYQASAVTSGTDNDTPISSHVRQSESHVTEPAESEWFVAGGSSGGSAVAVATGSAFAAFGSDTGGSVRNPASYCGVVGLKPTYGLCSRHGLIPLVNSLDVPGVFGRYVDDVAIVLGAIGGHDVFDSTTVNDPFTAEILPDHISVKDLHIGIPKEYYAPSLSSEVFQAWQKAADIFDNAGAKVTEVSLPHTQYSIVCYSVLCATEVASNMARYDGIEFGHRANENRYLEALFSKTRHEGFNDVVRGRILAGNYFLLKGKYEKYYIQAQKVRRLISDDFKKVFDSGVNILLTPTTISEAPSYTDFASVDHRKQSEQQDVLTQPVNLAGLPAVNVPACLSSTGLPVGLQFIAPMFQDRHMLTVAKWFEQQVNFPISDLCCQIDRDVPDS